CGTTGGCACACATGTATAAAGGGCAGACACTGTCTGTCAGATCTTCTCCGAAGTCTCCCCCGAATCCGGGGAACTCCACTCCGTCATCCGTATAAGCAGGTAGGCATTTATCCATCCAGTCCCAGACAAAACCTCCCTGAAATATTTCATACTCCTCGGTGAGCTTCCGAAACTGATCAAAATGTCCGGTGGTATTACTGATCTGGTAGGCATATTCCACCAGGACGATGGGACGGCGGTCCCTGTTATCTGAGATCATGTGTCTGATGATTTCCAGACTGGGGTACATGGAGCATTTTATATCGCTACCCAGAGGACCCGGGTCATTATTCTCATACTGAACCAGCCGGGACTTGTCATACTCCCGCAGCCATCCAGCCATGGCGGCATGACCCGCCCCATAACCCGATTCATTCCCCAATGACCAGGAAACAATGGATGTATGATTTTTATACACCAGAGCCATCCGTCTGGCCCTTTCCAACATGGCCTCGGCCCATTCCGGGTCATTAGAGATGCGTCCGGCCACTCCGTGGGTCTCCAGATTGCTCTCGCAGACAACCAGTAGTCCATATTGGTCACACAAATCATACCAGAGGGAGGAGTTAGGGTAATGAGAAGTTCTCACCGCATTGAAATTGAGCTGTTTCATCAGTTTGATCTCTTTGACCATATGTTCCCGACTGACGACCCGTCCTCCTTCATAGGAGTGTTCATGCCGGTTGACACCTCGGAAAACAACCCTTTGCCCGTTGAGTTTTATCACATTGTCTTCTATGCAGATGGTTCTGAAACCGATACTGAGGTTCTGGGCATCCAGCGCCCTGCCATCAGGACTCAACAGAGTCATTTTCAGGGTATACAGGACGGGATGATCCACATCCCAGGGGGTGATCTCTTCGATGTTTACAAGAAAATTGGCGGATTCACTCCGGGGAGAGGCAGTCTTCATATGCCAGGATGTACCCATACCATAGATGGGAGTTTCCCGGGCAATTCTCTTTTCTGCTGAAGCTTTTTTAAAGTTATGTTGATCATACATTTCTACACGAACAATGCAGTCGGCAAAGCCCTCCACTCTGTTCATGGAAACCCATCCTTTCAACACAGCTCCTCCGTCAGAAACGGGTTCTGCCGTAAACTGACAGTCCTGGAGCCTCTTGACCGGCCTGGACCAGAGGGTGACGGATCGGTGGATTCCGGACAGATGAAAATAATCCTGATCTTCCAGCCAGGTTCCATCACTGAAGCGCAGAACAACAAGGGTAATCAGATTCTTTCCCTCCTTCAAAAAAGGAGTGATGTTAAATTCGGAGGGGACCTTGCTGTCCTGAGAGTACCCGACAGGAGATTCATTGACATAGAGGTAAAAGGCCGATTCCACCCCTTCAAATCTGAGGATGGTCTCCCTTTCCCGGAACCCATCCGGAAGGGTCAGTTCTTTCCGATATAGGCCGCAGGCATTTTCCCTGGGAACAAAAGGTGGATGATAACGGTCGAATATAGATGAACTCTTCTGACTGACATCCAGAAGATAGTCCTCTCCCGGCTTGTCCTTAAAAGGATACAGTGTATTCACGTACACAGGCTTGCCATATCCCTGGAGCTCCCAGTTCCCAGGCACCTGAATCTCTCCCCACGTTTCTTCACCCACCGGATTAAAATCGGCAAATCCTGATGGCAGCTCCCCGGGAGAAGGTGCCAATAAAAATTTCCAGGTTCCATCCAGGGAAAGTTGATTCTCTGCATGTGGATCATTCTCCGGTCTGAGGGCATGAGACGGAAGCCGGTTGATCTGGGTCACATGCTGGTTATGGTAATCGGCTTTGTTATGAAAGCCTGGGAAAAGATTCTTCATTATCAATCCTTATCTTGTAAATACAGAATATCAGTAAGCCTCTAATTTTCCATTTCCGAGAAGGGGTTTCCAGGAGTCAGGAATCAGTACGGATTTATGTTTGTTTGTATGGTTTAACGCAAAAAGGTAAGAGCATTTTTCAGTTTTTCGCCTGACAAGTTCAACACCATCCTGAACCATCCCCAGGGGTTTCAGGCCCAGTGAATCCTTTATATAACTTACCATTTGGCTCATCAGAGCCTTGTTCGGTTCTGTACCCACGTACCAGGCAGTCCCCTCACCAAAAGTGTTTTCGGTAATCACAGGATTTCCTTTATGCCATCCATCCAGACAGCAGGCAAGAGTTTCGGCCCCCTGGAGCTTGATGACGTCGCACCATTTTAACCCTTTATACTCTTCCGTATCCGACTCGGAGCACCAGTTGATCCTGAGATCCTGATCTCTTAAACAGTCATATTCTGGAATCTCAATCCCCAGGAGTTCTCCCAGCTTTCCCGGCAAGGCCTGAGAGCTCATACAGAGATTGTCACTGTCTTTTACCCCGGTTCTCATGGTGAGAATCAGATTTCCGCCCGTCTTCACATACTCTTTGAGCTTTTTTTCCAGAGCTTCATCCATTAGATAGAGCAAGGGAGCCACCAGGA
This Oceanispirochaeta sp. DNA region includes the following protein-coding sequences:
- a CDS encoding glycoside hydrolase family 2 TIM barrel-domain containing protein — encoded protein: MKNLFPGFHNKADYHNQHVTQINRLPSHALRPENDPHAENQLSLDGTWKFLLAPSPGELPSGFADFNPVGEETWGEIQVPGNWELQGYGKPVYVNTLYPFKDKPGEDYLLDVSQKSSSIFDRYHPPFVPRENACGLYRKELTLPDGFRERETILRFEGVESAFYLYVNESPVGYSQDSKVPSEFNITPFLKEGKNLITLVVLRFSDGTWLEDQDYFHLSGIHRSVTLWSRPVKRLQDCQFTAEPVSDGGAVLKGWVSMNRVEGFADCIVRVEMYDQHNFKKASAEKRIARETPIYGMGTSWHMKTASPRSESANFLVNIEEITPWDVDHPVLYTLKMTLLSPDGRALDAQNLSIGFRTICIEDNVIKLNGQRVVFRGVNRHEHSYEGGRVVSREHMVKEIKLMKQLNFNAVRTSHYPNSSLWYDLCDQYGLLVVCESNLETHGVAGRISNDPEWAEAMLERARRMALVYKNHTSIVSWSLGNESGYGAGHAAMAGWLREYDKSRLVQYENNDPGPLGSDIKCSMYPSLEIIRHMISDNRDRRPIVLVEYAYQISNTTGHFDQFRKLTEEYEIFQGGFVWDWMDKCLPAYTDDGVEFPGFGGDFGEDLTDSVCPLYMCAN